A genomic segment from Candidatus Leptovillus gracilis encodes:
- a CDS encoding DUF3365 domain-containing protein gives MNRLRKFLSLNLGARLTLSIGSGIILASLALFTWLYHLQEELALRQVETQAEALLTEMLIVRDWVAEYGDVWTTQPGDYYVEGQGPFYRKSPGMVTKEISVLSNARENFRFHITSLELKNLENAPDAFELEALHKFEQTPATFSQIEVIDGERYYRQMTPLFTQATCLECHPGVQIGDVRGGISVLVPMAEVDQSLANGRQALVLTAVLITTLMTGLLYWLVRRMVISPLRQLRGAAVAMGQGDYQAHCTLQTGDELQDLGETFNQMAGNLRRYQDSLHQQINQRTRELNALAEMSLTISRSPNLKSVLSESLALALQATDMDGGVIHLLGPSGRVAVTVHQDVPPAVVHCMSRAADQEGCSFWGLNRDLQAIDLLANTHHDCQAIAHNYRGLTVVPLRSGRQDLGMLTLLQRRETAVSPEQRQFITCLGNQLGVAVANAHFQEEIERLAILEERGRIARELHDSLAQTLSWLHLKMDMLTQTLEAGNLSETRQEAQDVQQVVDQACFEVRESIDGLRIQPAAGLHSAVSGYVNEFSRRSRLPVSLSMGEACRLSPVVEIEALRILQEALTNAYKHAQATHLAVHFQRHNGYVELAIRDDGRGFDPQAQESMGHYGLRIMQERAERVGGSFYLETAPGVGTQIIARLPAEQSAPLIYPKERGSSLIYQEATP, from the coding sequence GTGAACCGTTTACGAAAGTTTCTGTCGCTCAATTTAGGCGCGCGCCTCACCCTGAGCATTGGCAGCGGCATCATACTTGCCAGCCTGGCGCTCTTCACCTGGCTCTACCATCTACAAGAAGAATTGGCGCTGCGCCAGGTGGAAACCCAGGCCGAAGCGCTGTTGACCGAAATGCTGATTGTGCGCGATTGGGTCGCCGAGTATGGCGATGTCTGGACGACGCAGCCGGGAGATTATTACGTCGAAGGGCAGGGGCCATTTTACCGAAAATCACCGGGCATGGTGACAAAGGAGATTTCCGTCCTCTCCAACGCCCGCGAAAATTTCCGCTTCCACATCACCAGCCTGGAGTTAAAAAACCTTGAAAACGCGCCTGACGCTTTTGAACTGGAGGCGCTGCACAAATTTGAGCAAACGCCAGCCACGTTTAGCCAGATTGAGGTGATTGACGGCGAGCGGTATTACCGGCAAATGACTCCCTTGTTCACCCAGGCCACCTGCCTGGAATGCCACCCTGGCGTGCAAATTGGCGACGTGCGCGGTGGCATTAGCGTACTCGTCCCGATGGCCGAGGTGGATCAATCGTTGGCAAATGGGCGGCAGGCGTTGGTGCTCACGGCCGTTCTCATCACCACCCTGATGACCGGCCTGCTTTACTGGTTGGTGCGGCGCATGGTCATCAGCCCGCTGCGCCAACTGCGCGGCGCAGCCGTGGCCATGGGGCAGGGAGATTACCAGGCGCACTGTACCCTGCAAACCGGCGACGAACTGCAAGACCTGGGCGAAACTTTCAACCAGATGGCCGGCAATTTGCGCCGTTATCAGGATTCTCTGCACCAACAAATCAACCAGCGCACCCGCGAATTGAATGCCCTGGCAGAAATGTCCCTGACGATCAGCCGTTCGCCCAACTTAAAAAGCGTGCTCAGCGAATCGTTGGCCCTGGCCCTGCAAGCCACCGACATGGATGGGGGTGTCATCCACCTGCTTGGCCCTTCCGGTAGGGTGGCGGTGACAGTACATCAGGACGTGCCTCCGGCCGTCGTCCACTGCATGAGCCGGGCAGCCGATCAGGAAGGATGCTCGTTTTGGGGTTTGAACCGTGACTTGCAGGCGATTGACTTGCTGGCGAATACGCACCACGACTGCCAGGCCATCGCCCATAATTATCGTGGCCTCACCGTTGTGCCTCTGCGTTCTGGACGGCAAGATTTGGGCATGTTAACGCTGCTGCAACGGAGAGAAACGGCCGTTTCCCCCGAACAACGCCAATTCATCACCTGCCTGGGCAACCAACTGGGCGTCGCCGTTGCCAATGCCCATTTCCAGGAAGAGATCGAACGATTGGCGATCCTCGAAGAACGCGGTCGGATTGCCCGCGAGCTGCACGACAGCCTGGCGCAAACCCTGAGCTGGCTGCACCTGAAAATGGATATGTTGACGCAAACGTTGGAGGCGGGCAATCTCTCCGAAACGCGGCAGGAGGCGCAAGATGTGCAGCAAGTGGTAGATCAGGCTTGCTTCGAGGTGCGCGAATCCATAGATGGCCTGCGCATCCAGCCTGCCGCTGGCCTGCACAGCGCCGTCTCCGGCTACGTCAATGAATTCAGCCGTCGTAGCCGCTTGCCGGTCAGCCTGAGTATGGGCGAGGCATGCCGTCTTAGCCCGGTGGTGGAAATCGAGGCGCTGCGCATTTTGCAAGAAGCGCTGACCAACGCCTACAAACATGCCCAGGCCACCCACCTGGCGGTTCATTTCCAGCGGCACAATGGCTATGTGGAACTGGCTATCCGTGACGACGGGCGGGGGTTTGACCCGCAGGCGCAGGAATCAATGGGGCATTATGGCTTGCGCATCATGCAAGAGCGCGCCGAGCGGGTAGGCGGGAGTTTCTACCTGGAAACGGCTCCCGGCGTGGGCACGCAAATCATCGCCCGCCTGCCGGCCGAACAGAGCGCCCCCCTCATTTACCCCAAGGAACGCGGTTCCTCCCTCATTTACCAGGAAGCCACGCCATGA